The Cinclus cinclus chromosome Z, bCinCin1.1, whole genome shotgun sequence genome contains the following window.
GCAAATAGAACTGATTCTGTCCAAAGCCTTactgcagcccagccccaggaagCAGGGGCCAAGCCAGCCCCATGACACAGGGCATGGGGAACCACTCCAGGGATCATCATCTTGTGTGTGGCCAAAAGCATCACCATGGAAAGCCCTGGGTTTCAGTATAAAAGCCCGTGTAAGTAGATGGGtgcatgcagaaaaaaaagccttgggAAATGCTGAGGAGTCAAACCCTGGAGTGACTCTGGGATGATGCGATCAGGAACTAGCATTCCCagtcctgccacaggcaggtcACCCACACACTCCACACCTCTGCTCTTCCTCTGTCACCACgacaaatttaatttaaaaatacggGGAAGAATATTTTGCAAAGCTCTGGTACGTGTCTAAGCGAAGAGGCTGTAACTGCCAGGTTTCTAAATGCCAGTGGTTCTGTCTCTGCGTGCCTCAGAGCCCTGGTGCAGGGCAAACTCCAGCCTGGGCCAGACTGCCTCcctcaccagtggtgtccctgCACTCAGGGTTTAATAGCTGGTTTGCCTGCAGGATTGCTCACTGGGGCAGGAAATGCCACAGGatttcaggagcagcagctaACAAGGTTCTCAGCACTGCAAGCCACAATTCCAGATGCGTTTTGTCTCGCTCCTGCCTGGTGACCTGTAAGTCAGAAGTGTAACGTGAGTGCTGACCCGAGGCAGGCAAAGGCATGACCATGCCTCTATGCACGTTCTGCCTGGTGCTTTATTTGCCCAGTTTACTGTGAGGGGATCCAGGGAGCTGCAAGAAGATGAAAATCAGCAGGATTAAGGAAACACTTCAGTCTTTggcagagaaaataattcttacTGCATCGCTCATCTGTTAGGGGCAGCAAGAAGGTGCCTCTCAAGGAGGCTCTGGCCCACCCAGCCTCACCAGTTCTTCTGGACAAACCTGAATCCCACACAGCACCTGGCAGCAAAGGGCTCACCCCCAGCAACACATTCACCCACCAACAGTTTTCTCTCAGAAGAGTTTAGTTGCCCGTTATCCCATGGGAATTCACTCCTGCTGAAGGCAAACTTCTTCCAGTCTGATCTTTTAATCTTGTGCAGACCTCGTGTTCGTTGCAGAGGAAATTTGcctccaggagcaggagctcagaCACTCTATAAATATTTGATAGCTCTGACCACCTCTTCTgagttattattttattaaaaaaaggagatttattATGGTTCTGGATGACTTGAATTCAAAAAGCTCACCaatatggtatttttttttatctctcatATTGGTGTACCCAACAAATGTCACAGCCTTTAATAACATGCTTTAATTAATCCTGGAATTCTGAATGCGCTATTATCTTCATTTTTCAAAGGGAGGTCACAATAGTAAAGGAAAATCTACATTGCTTGCACGGGCTACTCCAGGAGTCTGTGGCAGACCAGGAAATTAATCTCTTAATCATTCTGCCAATTTGACTCCGTGGTGAGAGCACAGACCTATGACTACCTCAGCTCTCTGCAttgattaaattatttcctttatctGGGATGGCCTTTCCCACCTGCAGaacaggagcagctctgatgTCCTCTTGTGTAGCTTTGGAGATGGCTGCTGAAAAGCACCGTGTAAGGGCTTGACATCCTGGCTACCAACCTACCTCTCCCAGCCTGATGCTTCACCTTTTTGGAAGCTTCGTTCCCCAGTATCTGTAGGACAAACCCTGTTTGGATCCAAGGAATCCAAGCAACAAGCCATGAGAGGCACTGCTCTAGTCTGTCTGGTTCCCTGTTGGGATGGAAACAGTTCCAGTAGACTCGTCTCTCTCCCATCTGGTGGCTTAGGAAGTTTTGTCTGTAAGCACTGATAAAATCCCACCactctctttttcctctcagcAGGGCCAGGTTCTTCCACCATTTACATACAGAATTGGCTGGGTTGCTGAAAGACCACTGATAATGTTTCAGGTTAATACATCTCCACCTGGCCTTTTTCTCCACAGGGgacaaaaaaagcatttgtcaAGCGGTGTCTGCTTTAAACCAAGGGGACACAACTTTGCAGGGTGTTTGTTCCTGATTTGTTCCATGATGTCTGGGATCTGGGACTTCTGAGCTCTGATCTCAGCTATTTATCAGCTCCTCTGTGCATTAGTTCATGTTCTCACATAACAAAAACACAACCTGGTTTGCCAACAGGGAGCCACATCCTGGAAAGGAGGGTGGGAGGACAAAAATGGCAGAGCAAGTGGTTAGTGAAAGACAGAAGTTTTGGacagaaaggtaaaaaaaatgggagctggaagaaaaatggcAGAAGCTGAAATGCTGACAGAGAGAGAAACAGCTGCAGATAAGCAGCAGTAAAGACTCatgtggaaaaatgaaaaaaacaatataaaacaTTTCCAAATGCCACAAAGTCTGTGAGCAAGAAAGGATGAGACGTTTTACATGGATTCCTCACTTCCCTCCTCTGAACAGGAGAGAGGAAAACCTAATGAAATACAAAGACAGGAGCTGGTCAAGGGCAGCACTGTCAGGAGCAGCTGGGCCACTCCTACCCATGCTCTTCGTGTCACCCACTGCTCCTCTTCCATTAAGGACAAGCTGGCCACTGGCATGGGAGCAGAGGCCAGCAAGGTGTCCCTGTTCCCCACTGCCAAAACCACCAACACACTCCTGGGGACATCCAGCCAGCTTCTGTTGTTGTGTTAAAGTGGTGGTGGTGCTCTGGCCACCCATTCCATGTGTTCAGTGTGGTGATCCAAGGAAGCCCAGAGAGGCAGAGGTGCCATGAAAATTATAGAGAATACACCTTTTCACAAGACACCTCTAACTTCAGCCCTGCATACTTAATTCTGCTCAAACAGAGGACTCACAGGCTTGGGACTCCAGTATTCCACAGATCATTCAACAGCTACCAGAATGCATGAAAAAGAATATAAACTTTCTAATGTTCACCCCACAGTAAAATACATTCAGAGTTTTATACTTGGTATCTaactacaaagaaaataattttgcagacATTTTCAGTTTGAAAGGCATTTTAATAAAGGTTTGCTGAAAGTTTTCTGCAAATTTTCTTTGTGCAGATTTAAAAGAATGCCTGTGCATTATTCATGTCATAATAATACACTTTATATTGTAGATGGGAAACACTATTCTTGAATTAAAATGTCAAGCACTTTGGATTCTATcagatttgtgaaaaaaaaaatccatggggaaaaaataaactttagAATACTATGTTTCTTGTAATTTTGAATTAAATGTTTGAGTGTCACATTGAAGAGAGTTCTTCCAACTCAAGTCAAGTGTAAGCATcctaagaaaatgtttttaaagccaACTGAATAAGCTAAAATACCACAGTGAGTGATGCCCTTATGAGTTAGACATTAATGCTTTTTTTGTAGTGGGGGGCTTTACTATGGACTCGTAGGGCATTGACAGAATTAACTGTACCCTTTCTTGGTACTGTCTCTctgtttctgtatttaattcatgttctttcttcctctgttcTTCCTCAGCTTTTTGGAGACACTCTTGGTAGGCAATTTGAGTTGCGAGCTGGTCTCTGTATTCTTTGgccttctgtatttttctggaaatgcCAAATAAATAGGTTATTCAAGCAGCATGGCTAAAAAGAATAAactttattgttattattttgtaATCTGTTAGCATTCAATCTTAAGGAACCATTCCATGCTCCTTTTAGCAGTTAAGAATAACTGCCACTGTTAACCAAATGCTACATGCTAACCTGATGTTCTTTGGAGAATTAACTGCATTCTGTTTATCCTacaaagcagactggaaaacTAGTGCTTGAccagaaagagggaaagaacagTTCCCTGTAATCAGCGTGCCTTCTGTGCTCCTCACAGCTGTGGTGAGAGGAGACAGGATGAGGGTGAGGCTGCTGGGTCTTAGTCCATCTCTGGCTCAggctccttgctgctgctgacacccATCCTCACCCTCCTTCTGAGAAGAACAACTCCCTGCTGCACTGATACCCCTGGAAGTGGCTGTCAGAAGAAATCCATCCTCCATTCCACCTCAGGACTTGTGCACTGCTTTCACTACCCTCTGGACACGCACAGGAAGTCTTACATATTCAGGAGTCACACAGACACTTGAATGCCAACGGAGTAGTCAGGACTTGTGCACTAACTCAAAAGAGGTGAGACACAGACCCTTCCTGACACTGCTGAGTGCCATCTCTGCTAAGTGGAGCATATCCCAGCTGGAGCCCAGCATATTTCCTTCATAAAGGTGACATTTCTGCCACAGCCAGGAGGTTGTTCCCAATAAAGCCCTCGCAGAACACAAGGATTCCGGCTCGGGAAGGAGCTACTTGTATCCCAGGGAGAGGAGTGGAGAAAGGACAGGAGTACAAAAGGGAAGTAAGTGAGGTAAGGCCCTTTGCCCAAGGCTTTGCATGACACCCAGAGGAACATTCCAGCTACTGCGTATAAGGATCGGCTTATCCAGAGGCACGGAGAGCCCCGTGCAGCCGGGTTAGGTGCTGCAGCCGGGTGTTTTGGTGGCTCACGCAGGACTGTTCAAGAGATGACGGTGGGTGGAGTTTAGCAATAAACCCGGCCATACTTGTTCTTCTGGGGCAGGAACAAACAAACTTTTCATTAACCCTCTTCCCCAGACTTCTGCCACCTGCAACAGCTCAGAGTATGAGGGAATGTGTTTAGGAAATATGACTGATGTAAGTCACATGATGATCCAAAAAGACCAACACAAGGGTATGTACCACTATTTTCTGAGGTCAGGATTAATGACTTAATACCAGCTGCAGTATTACAAGTTTGCTGTTGGGAGGTTTGGAACTTGTAAGGTATGTGGGAAAGCCTCTCTAAATAGAAGGAAGTCCACACAGAGTTCTAGagttatcagaaaaaaaagaaatagcttgCTCACAAGTTTAAAAGGTTGATCTGCAAAGAAATGAACCCATGACatagaagaaaaataccttGTACGTTTTAACTCTTCTTCACGTTCGAATTCTCTGACTGCTTCAGCCATCGCCTTCTTCTCCTCAGCAATCtctattttcctctctgcttttttctgcactggaagacaaaaccaaaaacccttTAGAAGGTAAAAGCTCTGCTAAGCTTGAAGGGACAGTGAGACTGCATTTGGGCTAAGTACCCTAAAGAGTAAGCTTGAGTTTTGTTGCCATACAAACAACAGCAAGTGTATTCTGAGCTTGTTTTTCATCCATTCAGAACTGGAAAGTTTTCACATTCAGGACTTcataataatataattaataataatgacCATTTGCCGATGCAATCCTTGCTTTACTAGGCTTTGCTCTGGTGATGGCAATGGGGAATTAGCATAAGGAAAGCCTGTAGGATTGCATTTTGAGAACAGGTTCAGGGAGGGTCACACTGTTGTCCACTCTATCACACAGTGTGTGCTGGACCAGATGCTGTTCCCAGCATCCCAGAGTGTTGTACTGCCTCTTCCCAGATGTGTGTTCAACCACTTACACTTCTCCTCCATCTGTGCCTGTCTTGTGTACACAACATCTCTCAGCAGCTGAAATCGAGCCTCCCTctcttgtttcattttctcaACCTTCTCAGCCCAGACCTGATCCCTCTCTTCCTTGAAGATCTTCTCGTCTTCTCTTTCTtgctctttctccctcctcagcTGTTCAGCCAGATGATCCAGATAAGCAAGCTGCTCCTTCAACAGCGCTtgctgcaaacacacacagacatttgCAGATATGAGTAAATTAGTTCAAAAAAGCCTTTCAGAACATGAAGAGAAGTGGTGGTTCACAACCagtgtgggagctgggagcccagagctccATTCCAAAACCTGCCATGGGATACAACTTTCCTAACCTGCATGAACTTCTTAACACCTCTCTCCTGTGTCCTAAATACTCTGAGACTCATTTGCACGCCGAAGTTGGTCAATCTATTTGTTTTTACTTCAGGAAACGACAGACACATCCATTGATTCATGGCATCtccaagaaataaaacaggagaGTTTGCATCTATCTatataaagttttaaaatattttcaagttttttggTATTCAGTGTTTAGTATTATTCAAGTTATTTAGTATTCAGTAGGTCAGGTATTGCCCCATAATTCCACGTTGGAAcaccttacttttttttttgttatctcCACACGTTCCCTGTCTGGGTCCTGAAAATCTTTTTGCAAGATCATCTTCTCTACAgcaagctgaatttttttttcttcatcaagATGCTTCTCTTTGTCCTGCACTGCTTTGAGCAACGTGTCCCTGCATTCCTTCTGTTGATGTCGCTTCTTCCTCTCaagttcttccttttctttctcaagctGGTGCAGCTCTTCTGCCTAGAAGGATAAAAGAGTAGCCAGCTCATAAAATCACTGCATTACTTCAAACTAAGTGGTGGCTAAAATAAGTTTATTGCAACATTGAAGAGCAAAGCCTCGCTGGCAACACAGAATTAGTGTCTTCCACTAGACCTGGTAAAACCTGAACATTTTAGCATGTCATTCATTAGAATTCAGGATTTTTATCTATAATTATTACATGCACTTCAATCCAAAAACTATTTTGTGCCTGCTGTTTTCCAAATGTTTCAGGCAGATAGACAGAGTCATCTCCTTAGGGAAATCAGAATCATTGCAGCACTTTTGATCTATATCCAAGAGTTCATACACAGCCACAAGCACTGACAAATAACAGGACCACGTGTTCCTGCCGTTTCTGTAGATGTTATCTGTCCTGTGCCTGTGTTGGGTGTTCAGAGCACTGCATCCCTACTGACCATAAGGCTTCACCAAGTCAGTGATTGGATCCTTGTGTTCTGATGGGCACTTACagaatttccattatttcaatTCATCCCACTTCATATCGGAAAGAACTTTCTATTCCACTTTATATCGGAAAAATGTACAGTGAAACTGAgttcttaaaaaagaaacaatgacAAATCGGAAATGCGTTTTTGAGATCAAATAGGTATTTGTATACTCAAGATTTTTTGGCCCccaaaaaattcagaagtagCATCATTAAGTAATTTATGAGCATAATTTCTGGACATCTTGCAATTAAATAAGTGTACAAGCACAACTGCACTGAAACATAGTCATAACACAGTATGTGACCATCATTAGCACTGTATTATCTCAGAAATCATGCTTCAGCTGTCTCAAAGGCACACAGTTTTTCTGTTAacctgtttttaaattaaatgtctCTTTTGTAATGTGAATGAGTCTTTTAAAATGCCTCAGGAGGTTTGTCATAAACAGCAGGTCTAATCTTCCCCATATGGAAGCACAAGCTGCATTCCCTAAAGAACATCCCTTTTTATGCTGGACATAAAGCACTCACGGGTTCTTGCAGTATTTCAGAGCCAAAGCTGGATTTGTATCTGTCTGAACTGTCAAATTCACTTTCAGAAGCTGGTAAAATAGCTTTGAAACTCCATATATATGTTATTTGAGGAATAGAATTAGTAATCCAAAAAGCTTTGAACAGCAAAGgtggaaagaaagcagaaatagtTAGTAGTCTGCTGTGCAAGTTGGCACATGTCTTTGGATGAATTCTGACTGGCTTCAGTGAAGCCATGGGAGAGCAGCAAGGATGAGATCCATCAAAGTTTGTTCATTGGGGTAACACAGCATCACAAATGTACAAAGAAGTGGTTTCCAACCACCCTTCTGCAATCCAGGACCAAAGTGCTATGGCAGAAACTCGTGAATCTACAGTCAGGATGACATTAAGTCAATCCCTTTCCAAGAAATTACAGTtcttaaagggaaaaataagagaaaggaggaaggcagctaATATAGGTAATGCAGCTAATGCAAAAACTGCTGACTCTGCTTTGTCATCCACTTCTGAGATATCCTGGTGCATGCATGTGGTCTATCTTGCCAAAGGTGTGAGCTTTCCTTCactaattattaattattctgttttcattgCAACAACCAGGAGAAACCTTTTTGCACACTTAGCTGTCCATTTACCCAGATGAAACTCCTGGTCATTAGGGGCTACCAGTCTGCAATGAAAAACTTGTAATGAGGCCATCTGCCACATCCCTCTTCTGCTGAGAACAGATTACATCCCCTTTTCCATACTGAATCTCTCCTTCAAAGAAAGGCTGGGGTTTGCTTCAGAGTCTCAACCACTTCACCAGAAATGTCTCTCCTTGACagagccccaggctgctgtttCCAGGGGAAGATGCAGAGTCTTCTATTCTAATAGTGCTTTTCTGAAAAGTTCTGAAACCAGTTAAGGGACAGCATTCTCTGCCTGGGAGGTTTGGCAGTGCCTTAGAAGTTGTGACAAGGAAATAATCCTGTTCTACATGTTTGTAAATAAGCAAAACATTAGTCTAGCTTGGAATGAGGACTCTATGGTTTCACAcccagcattttcagtgctttaGATCTATTATTGtctcatttttatattttggggGAGTATATGTGATGCCAGCACCAGCTTCCAGTGTCTAGCAGAGTATCCTGAGTGATCATTCAGCATGTAAATAGCTGTGAAATTAAGTCTGAGCTAAATAGCCTCCCATCATTCAAAGTCAACACAGAATACTGAACTAGCAGGCCCCACTAAAGCCAGCAAAACTACAGcaagagaggaggaaaacaatGATGAAAAAAGAGGATAGTGGCCAAGTAGTTGGGCTAAGGTAGCCAAAATGCCTCCTGTGACACGAGCTCAACAGCAGACAGGTCTAATAGGTGAGAGCTTAGGTGCTGCTTgctaatttgtttaaaataaatatataaaataaatatttcagctggGAAACAAGACTCCCCTGTATCCTGCAGGTAACCAGAAATCAAAAAAACTACAAAGATATTTGGGAAAAGTTTAAGAATGTTTATATTTTCCACAAGGGCTCTGAGAGACTGAGTGCCAAAACCCTTTACAGTGCCGAGTTTCAAAACATGCATTTCCCTCTGAAAAAGGGAATGTCTTTGccacagctctggaaaagaGGCTTAGCTTAACAGCACAGATACTAATGGAATCAGCAAAGACACAAATAAGGTATGGATTAGTCTAAATGTCTAGTAAGCCTGTCATTAGAAGGGCCTTCTGCACAAGCCTGAATGCAGAACACAATGGAAATTACCAGCTGTTCAGCTTCCTTTCTGATCTGCtgcttcctctcctctctgcgAGCAGCGTGCACAGCCAGCTGGGCTTCACGCACGTTCACCATTTCCTGGATCTTCACTGCCACCTCCTGTGCCTTCAGCTCCGATTCCTGATCCTTAGCCAACTGCTCCTTCTcacaaatctcttccaacttcCGCTCCTGCatctcctcttcctttctcaGTATCTCCTTCAGAGTCTGCTGGGCCAGCTGGCAGTCACCCAGTTCTTTCTCACTCAGTTTTTTACAGTGTATGCGATACTCCTCACATCGGTTTCTGGAAGGAAACATAGAATTGTTTTTTTTGAAGTCTCAAAACAATAAGCAGGTCTGGAGATGTGCAGTGAATGAAGACTCCCAGTTCATCACTGCTCAAAACACAGCAACCCAGCATGCCAAGTTATACCCTTGGTTTGACACTGATTCGTTATGGAGCCTAAGGAACCATGGAGAGCCTGGTTTGATGGAGGTTTTGACATTAATGAGATGAAGGATTTGAATTTGTAAAAAAAGCCTAAAT
Protein-coding sequences here:
- the CFAP53 gene encoding cilia- and flagella-associated protein 53; the protein is MAARPPARPQPPHCSHTHRRREFTGCAPYDVALIAKPSKRDIREEAILAERVREEGQREQERDLRVFLHYRNICDWQKDGEDKWMHRAVERKVRATVQQYLQEIDVRRQRLRDFLEAEESRHLAEMEALDEEKARDREVKMKERAKLLREKREQERLQMVAEKREQQFRNRCEEYRIHCKKLSEKELGDCQLAQQTLKEILRKEEEMQERKLEEICEKEQLAKDQESELKAQEVAVKIQEMVNVREAQLAVHAARREERKQQIRKEAEQLAEELHQLEKEKEELERKKRHQQKECRDTLLKAVQDKEKHLDEEKKIQLAVEKMILQKDFQDPDRERVEITKKKQALLKEQLAYLDHLAEQLRREKEQEREDEKIFKEERDQVWAEKVEKMKQEREARFQLLRDVVYTRQAQMEEKLQKKAERKIEIAEEKKAMAEAVREFEREEELKRTRKIQKAKEYRDQLATQIAYQECLQKAEEEQRKKEHELNTETERQYQERVQLILSMPYESIVKPPTTKKALMSNS